A genomic window from Salvia miltiorrhiza cultivar Shanhuang (shh) chromosome 5, IMPLAD_Smil_shh, whole genome shotgun sequence includes:
- the LOC130986689 gene encoding probable leucine-rich repeat receptor-like protein kinase At1g35710 codes for MEKHGSKEVLLLLLFHSILWQSRGCHPTDKEALLDFKSRITSDPSRLLHSWIPSKDCCSAWEGIACHPSSRRVLNLSRPGLFSDSDSPVDTSMTGTLSPFLGNLSSLQLLNLGSLKSLKGHIPPELGKLTKLRQMFLDSNSLEGPIPASFQRLSELESLALSDNHLTGPVPTYLFKKMTSLSQLWLAENFLSGWIPASIGGLVELRYLDLHDNAFSGTLPHSVGSLHNLLRLDLSKNRLSGPIPNSIGLLSNLIELDLSNNHLTGTIPPSIGNLKSLTFLVLSQNGLSGPIPPSIGNLQRARSLIFENNNLSGNIPSTIGNVITLDALYLSNNKLTGTIPPTISKLKNLLTLDLSKNGLSGPIPPQLAAIPNLQELDLSSNPLSLRSIPPWLQQLPLFRLRLRQTGLVGQLPGWLSSSSLSTLDLSGNSLTGKLPGWIGNMTSLSFLNLSNNRFHSSIPHQFQNLSLLSDLDLHSNMLSGKMTPVFSKASGFAQGHFNSIDLSHNNFSGPIDAGIGDSPLMGYLGSLILSHNPLGGKIPESLGKLGYLQVLKLEGNGLSGEIPAELGEAELLKTVLLSENGLSGEIPAGILNLETLEEFNVSRNRLSGKIPPHKIVIPASSFADNPGLCGAPLPPCKKSVF; via the coding sequence ATGGAGAAGCATGGAAGCAAAGAGGTCCTTCTTCTCCTCCTCTTCCACTCCATTTTGTGGCAATCCCGGGGCTGCCACCCTACGGATAAAGAGGCCCTCCTCGATTTCAAGAGCAGAATCACTTCTGATCCTTCCAGATTGCTCCACTCTTGGATTCCTTCCAAAGATTGTTGCTCTGCTTGGGAGGGCATCGCCTGCCATCCTTCTTCGCGCCGGGTCCTCAACTTGAGCCGTCCCGGGCTTTTCTCAGACTCTGATTCGCCCGTGGACACCTCTATGACGGGGACACTGTCCCCGTTTCTCGGGAACCTCTCTTCCCTTCAACTTCTCAATCTCGGCAGTCTCAAGAGCTTGAAAGGCCACATCCCGCCTGAATTAGGCAAGCTTACAAAGTTGCGCCAAATGTTTCTGGATTCCAACTCTCTGGAAGGCCCCATCCCGGCCTCATTCCAGCGGCTGAGTGAGTTAGAAAGCCTGGCTCTAAGCGACAACCATCTCACGGGCCCTGTCCCTACATATCTTTTCAAGAAAATGACATCGCTCTCCCAACTCTGGCTCGCGGAGAACTTCTTGTCTGGATGGATACCAGCCTCCATAGGCGGGCTGGTGGAGCTAAGATACCTGGATCTCCACGACAACGCTTTCAGCGGAACCCTACCTCATTCCGTAGGCAGCCTCCACAACCTCCTCCGCCTCGACTTATCCAAAAACCGCCTATCCGGGCCCATACCAAACTCTATAGGCCTTCTATCCAATCTCATCGAATTGGATCTCAGCAACAACCATCTCACCGGCACCATCCCTCCATCCATCGGAAACCTCAAATCCCTCACATTCCTAGTCTTATCCCAAAACGGGCTTTCCGGTCCCATCCCGCCTTCCATCGGCAACCTACAGAGGGCCCGAAGCCTCATCTTTGAAAACAACAATCTCAGCGGCAACATTCCTTCCACCATTGGCAACGTCATCACCCTCGACGCCTTATACCTCTCTAACAACAAACTCACCGGAACAATCCCACCAACCATATCCAAACTGAAGAATTTACTTACCCTAGACCTGTCGAAAAACGGGCTTTCCGGCCCCATTCCGCCGCAGCTGGCTGCCATCCCCAACCTGCAAGAGTTGGACCTCTCCTCCAACCCTCTGTCTCTCCGCAGCATCCCTCCATGGCTGCAGCAGCTGCCACTCTTCCGCCTCCGCCTCAGGCAGACGGGCCTCGTGGGCCAGCTGCCCGGGTGGCTGTCGTCGTCATCACTCTCCACGCTCGACCTATCCGGCAACTCCCTGACCGGAAAACTGCCCGGCTGGATCGGAAACATGACGAGCCTCTCGTTTCTCAATCTATCCAACAACAGATTCCATTCCTCAATCCCTCACCAATTCCAGAATCTCTCTCTGCTATCCGATCTTGATCTTCACTCCAACATGCTGTCGGGGAAGATGACGCCGGTGTTCTCCAAGGCCTCTGGCTTCGCCCAAGGGCATTTCAACTCCATCGATCTCTCGCACAACAACTTCTCCGGCCCGATTGACGCTGGAATCGGAGATTCACCTCTTATGGGGTATCTGGGATCCCTCATTCTCTCTCATAATCCGCTCGGGGGGAAGATTCCGGAATCTTTGGGCAAATTGGGGTATCTGCAGGTGCTGAAACTCGAAGGCAACGGTCTGTCGGGGGAGATTCCGGCGGAGCTGGGCGAGGCGGAGCTTCTGAAAACTGTGCTGCTGTCGGAAAACGGCTTGAGCGGGGAGATTCCTGCGGGAATCTTGAATCTTGAGACTCTCGAGGAATTTAATGTTTCGAGGAATCGATTGAGTGGGAAGATTCCGCCGCACAAAATCGTGATACCAGCATCGTCGTTCGCCGACAATCCTGGTTTATGTGGAGCTCCACTTCCGCCATGCAAGAAATCTGTGTTTTAG
- the LOC131025644 gene encoding ABC transporter G family member 25-like — MSASQGPTGWGPPEVKTGGEWEAQPRDFRRGYRLFSALIPCFDLLGEVGEKVGKREGELRRLLLLLPEVETRGEGEAATAELGPGRCADTIIGNSFVHGVSGGEWKRVSIAHEMLVDPSLLVLDEPTSGLDATAAYRLMATLGGLAARGKTVVMSVHQPSSRVYQMFDNLLVKKIKES, encoded by the coding sequence ATGTCGGCTAGTCAAGGACCAACAGGCTGGGGTCCACCAGAGGTCAAAACTGGAGGCGAATGGGAGGCCCAGCCACGCGATTTCCGGCGAGGTTACCGGCTATTTTCGGCCTTAATCCCCTGTTTCGATCTGTTAGGAGAGGTAGGAGAGAAAGTCgggaagagagaaggagagctTCGACGACTTTTGCTCTTGTTGCCGGAGGTCGAAACTAGAGGGGAAGGGGAGGCGGCGACCGCTGAGCTGGGGCCGGGGCGGTGCGCGGACACAATCATTGGGAACAGCTTCGTGCACGGTGTCTCCGGCGGCGAGTGGAAGCGGGTGAGCATCGCGCACGAGATGCTGGTGGACCCCAGCCTGCTGGTCCTCGACGAGCCGACGTCGGGGCTCGACGCCACGGCGGCCTACCGCCTCATGGCGACGCTGGGGGGCCTCGCGGCGAGGGGGAAAACGGTGGTGATGTCGGTGCACCAGCCGTCCAGCCGTGTCTACCAGATGTTCGACAATTTGctcgttaaaaaaataaaagaaagttaA